A single genomic interval of Malania oleifera isolate guangnan ecotype guangnan chromosome 11, ASM2987363v1, whole genome shotgun sequence harbors:
- the LOC131168004 gene encoding F-box/LRR-repeat protein 3 isoform X1: MKKQKSAEALNPFDLLTEEIVFAILDFLCENPFDKKSFSLVCKSFYTIEGHHRKTLKPLRSEHLATVLTRYPNVTHLDLSLCPRITDASLAAISAIGGPTLRSIDLSRSKFFSHAGLSNLTLNCINLVEIDVSNATELGDSAAAAIAEAKNLERLWMGRCKMITDMGIGCIAVGCRKLKVVSLKWCLGVGDFGVGLIAVKCKDIRRLDLSYLPITNKCLPPIWKLQYLEDLVLVGCFGIDDDSLAVLKQECKSLKTLDMSSCQNVSHVGLSSLTSSTECLQQLNLAYGCPVTLAFADSLQKLSMLQSIKLDGCPVTCSGLKAIGDWCISLRELSLSKCVGVMDEGLSSLVTKHKELRKLDITCCRKITHVSIAHITNSCTSLTSLKMESCTLVPREAFVLIGQRCHLLEVLDLTDNEVDDEGLKSISRCHRLTSLKLGICLNITDEGLAQVGMCCLKLIELDLYRSAGITDLGISAIARGCTGLEMINLAYCKDITDRSLISLSKCSRLNTVECRGCLPITSLGLAAIAVGCKQLSKLDMKKCYSVNDAGMIPLAHFSQNLRQINLSYSSVTNVGLLSLASISCLQSMTILHLKGLTPGGLAAALLACGGLTKVKLQSSFKSLLPQQLFKHLEARGCAFQWREKVFQVHTFLFDFINNRSAFMCMFCPAV, encoded by the exons ATGAAGAAGCAAAAATCCGCAGAAGCACTCAACCCCTTCGATCTGCTCACAGAGGAAATCGTCTTCGCAATACTCGATTTCCTCTGCGAAAACCCTTTCGACAAGAAATCCTTCTCTCTCGTTTGCAAGTCTTTCTACACCATCGAAGGCCACCACCGTAAAACCCTTAAACCCCTCCGGTCGGAGCACCTCGCCACAGTCCTTACTCGGTACCCGAACGTGACCCATCTAGATCTGTCTCTCTGCCCTCGAATCACCGACGCCTCTCTCGCCGCCATCTCTGCCATCGGTGGGCCGACGCTTCGGTCCATCGACCTCTCGAGATCTAAGTTCTTTTCGCATGCGGGTCTCTCCAATTTGACTCTGAATTGTATCAATTTGGTGGAGATTGATGTCTCGAACGCTACCGAGCTGGGGGATTCGGCGGCAGCGGCGATAGCGGAGGCAAAGAACTTGGAGCGGTTGTGGATGGGGAGGTGTAAGATGATTACTGACATGGGGATTGGGTGTATAGCAGTGGGTTGCAGGAAGCTGAAGGTGGTAAGCTTGAAATGGTGTTTGGGCGTTGGCGATTTCGGTGTGGGCTTAATAGCTGTCAAATGTAAAGATATCCGAAGGCTAGACCTGTCTTACTTGCCG ATCACAAACAAATGTTTGCCGCCTATCTGGAAATTACAGTATCTAGAAGACTTGGTTCTAGTAGGATGCTTTGGTATAGATGATGACAGCCTTGCAGTCCTCAAGCAAGAGTGCAAGTCGCtgaag ACACTTGATATGTCAAGTTGCCAAAATGTTAGTCATGTGGGGTTGTCTTCTCTAACAAGCAGTACTGAATGTCTGCAACAACTTAACTTGGCATATGGTTGTCCG GTCACTCTTGCTTTTGCAGATAGTTTGCAAAAGCTTTCCATGTTGCAATCAATCAAGTTAGATGGTTGCCCTGTTACATGTTCAGGATTGAAGGCCATTGGAGACTGGTGTATATCATTGAGGGAGCTGAGCTTAAGTAAATGTGTAGGTGTGATGGATGAAGGTCTCTCTTCCCTTGTGACAAAGCACAAGGAATTAAGAAAGCTAGATATCACGTGTTGTCGCAAGATAACTCATGTTTCTATTGCTCACATTACAAATTCATGCACCTCTCTTACTTCCCTGAAGATGGAGTCATGTACCCTAGTTCCCAGAGAAGCTTTTGTCTTGATTGGGCAGCGGTGCCATCTTCTTGAGGTTCTTGACCTCACAGACAATGAAGTGGACGATGAAG GTCTGAAGTCCATCTCAAGATGTCACAGACTCACCAGCTTAAAACTGGGAATTTGCTTAAACATAACTGATGAGGGGCTTGCCCAAGTGGGCATGTGCTGCTTGAAACTTATAGAGCTTGATTTGTACAG GTCTGCAGGAATAACAGATTTAGGCATTTCAGCAATTGCACGTGGCTGTACTGGCCTTGAGATGATCAATTTAGCCTACTGCAAAGATATTACCGATAGATCCTTAATATCATTATCAAAATGCTCGAGGTTAAACACAGTTGAATGCAGGGGATGTCTACCAATCACTTCATTAGGTTTAGCAGCAATTGCTGTGGGGTGTAAGCAGCTTTCCAAGCTAGACATGAAGAAGTGCTATAGTGTCAATGACGCCGGAATGATCCCACTTGCTCACTTCTCTCAAAACCTTAGACAG ATAAACTTGTCATATAGCTCGGTCACAAACGTGGGACTTTTGTCCCTTGCGAGCATCAGTTGCTTACAGAGCATGACTATCTTGCACCTGAAGGGCTTGACTCCAGGTGGACTGGCCGCTGCCTTGCTCGCATGCGGTGGCCTAACAAAAGTGAAGCTGCAGTCATCCTTCAAATCATTGCTGCCCCAACAACTCTTCAAGCACTTAGAAGCCCGTGGCTGTGCTTTTCAATGGAGAGAGAAGGTGTTTCAGGTACACacttttttatttgattttatcaataaTCGTTCTGCATTCATGTGCATGTTTTGTCCTGCTGTTTAG
- the LOC131168004 gene encoding F-box/LRR-repeat protein 3 isoform X2, translating into MKKQKSAEALNPFDLLTEEIVFAILDFLCENPFDKKSFSLVCKSFYTIEGHHRKTLKPLRSEHLATVLTRYPNVTHLDLSLCPRITDASLAAISAIGGPTLRSIDLSRSKFFSHAGLSNLTLNCINLVEIDVSNATELGDSAAAAIAEAKNLERLWMGRCKMITDMGIGCIAVGCRKLKVVSLKWCLGVGDFGVGLIAVKCKDIRRLDLSYLPITNKCLPPIWKLQYLEDLVLVGCFGIDDDSLAVLKQECKSLKTLDMSSCQNVSHVGLSSLTSSTECLQQLNLAYGCPVTLAFADSLQKLSMLQSIKLDGCPVTCSGLKAIGDWCISLRELSLSKCVGVMDEGLSSLVTKHKELRKLDITCCRKITHVSIAHITNSCTSLTSLKMESCTLVPREAFVLIGQRCHLLEVLDLTDNEVDDEGLKSISRCHRLTSLKLGICLNITDEGLAQVGMCCLKLIELDLYRSAGITDLGISAIARGCTGLEMINLAYCKDITDRSLISLSKCSRLNTVECRGCLPITSLGLAAIAVGCKQLSKLDMKKCYSVNDAGMIPLAHFSQNLRQINLSYSSVTNVGLLSLASISCLQSMTILHLKGLTPGGLAAALLACGGLTKVKLQSSFKSLLPQQLFKHLEARGCAFQWREKVFQAEPDPKFWKLRVEDLQ; encoded by the exons ATGAAGAAGCAAAAATCCGCAGAAGCACTCAACCCCTTCGATCTGCTCACAGAGGAAATCGTCTTCGCAATACTCGATTTCCTCTGCGAAAACCCTTTCGACAAGAAATCCTTCTCTCTCGTTTGCAAGTCTTTCTACACCATCGAAGGCCACCACCGTAAAACCCTTAAACCCCTCCGGTCGGAGCACCTCGCCACAGTCCTTACTCGGTACCCGAACGTGACCCATCTAGATCTGTCTCTCTGCCCTCGAATCACCGACGCCTCTCTCGCCGCCATCTCTGCCATCGGTGGGCCGACGCTTCGGTCCATCGACCTCTCGAGATCTAAGTTCTTTTCGCATGCGGGTCTCTCCAATTTGACTCTGAATTGTATCAATTTGGTGGAGATTGATGTCTCGAACGCTACCGAGCTGGGGGATTCGGCGGCAGCGGCGATAGCGGAGGCAAAGAACTTGGAGCGGTTGTGGATGGGGAGGTGTAAGATGATTACTGACATGGGGATTGGGTGTATAGCAGTGGGTTGCAGGAAGCTGAAGGTGGTAAGCTTGAAATGGTGTTTGGGCGTTGGCGATTTCGGTGTGGGCTTAATAGCTGTCAAATGTAAAGATATCCGAAGGCTAGACCTGTCTTACTTGCCG ATCACAAACAAATGTTTGCCGCCTATCTGGAAATTACAGTATCTAGAAGACTTGGTTCTAGTAGGATGCTTTGGTATAGATGATGACAGCCTTGCAGTCCTCAAGCAAGAGTGCAAGTCGCtgaag ACACTTGATATGTCAAGTTGCCAAAATGTTAGTCATGTGGGGTTGTCTTCTCTAACAAGCAGTACTGAATGTCTGCAACAACTTAACTTGGCATATGGTTGTCCG GTCACTCTTGCTTTTGCAGATAGTTTGCAAAAGCTTTCCATGTTGCAATCAATCAAGTTAGATGGTTGCCCTGTTACATGTTCAGGATTGAAGGCCATTGGAGACTGGTGTATATCATTGAGGGAGCTGAGCTTAAGTAAATGTGTAGGTGTGATGGATGAAGGTCTCTCTTCCCTTGTGACAAAGCACAAGGAATTAAGAAAGCTAGATATCACGTGTTGTCGCAAGATAACTCATGTTTCTATTGCTCACATTACAAATTCATGCACCTCTCTTACTTCCCTGAAGATGGAGTCATGTACCCTAGTTCCCAGAGAAGCTTTTGTCTTGATTGGGCAGCGGTGCCATCTTCTTGAGGTTCTTGACCTCACAGACAATGAAGTGGACGATGAAG GTCTGAAGTCCATCTCAAGATGTCACAGACTCACCAGCTTAAAACTGGGAATTTGCTTAAACATAACTGATGAGGGGCTTGCCCAAGTGGGCATGTGCTGCTTGAAACTTATAGAGCTTGATTTGTACAG GTCTGCAGGAATAACAGATTTAGGCATTTCAGCAATTGCACGTGGCTGTACTGGCCTTGAGATGATCAATTTAGCCTACTGCAAAGATATTACCGATAGATCCTTAATATCATTATCAAAATGCTCGAGGTTAAACACAGTTGAATGCAGGGGATGTCTACCAATCACTTCATTAGGTTTAGCAGCAATTGCTGTGGGGTGTAAGCAGCTTTCCAAGCTAGACATGAAGAAGTGCTATAGTGTCAATGACGCCGGAATGATCCCACTTGCTCACTTCTCTCAAAACCTTAGACAG ATAAACTTGTCATATAGCTCGGTCACAAACGTGGGACTTTTGTCCCTTGCGAGCATCAGTTGCTTACAGAGCATGACTATCTTGCACCTGAAGGGCTTGACTCCAGGTGGACTGGCCGCTGCCTTGCTCGCATGCGGTGGCCTAACAAAAGTGAAGCTGCAGTCATCCTTCAAATCATTGCTGCCCCAACAACTCTTCAAGCACTTAGAAGCCCGTGGCTGTGCTTTTCAATGGAGAGAGAAGGTGTTTCAG GCCGAACCAGATCCCAAGTTTTGGAAACTGCGGGTGGAAGACTTGCAGTAA